From a single Macrobrachium rosenbergii isolate ZJJX-2024 chromosome 7, ASM4041242v1, whole genome shotgun sequence genomic region:
- the LOC136840437 gene encoding uncharacterized protein — MDPSTSWFASGICLSPYLFDLVMDVLSLGIRDQSPWWMLFANNIMLCSTNRVVVESKLEQWRKNQYKGQRKSVENSSETSFDVRGRNMASKESARQEIGCGRDENARVDVRSNKNGQDQQ, encoded by the exons atggatccCAGTACGAGTTGGTTTGCATCAGGGATCTgcttaagtccatatctttttgacctggtGATGGATGTGCTATCTCTAGGAATAAGAGATCAGTCCCCCTGGTGGATGTTGTTTGCTAATAACATcatgttatgcagcaccaacagagtggtagtggagtcaaaactagagcaatggaggaag aatcaatataaaggtcaAAGGAAGAGTGTAGAaaacagtagtgagaccagctttgatgtacgGGGCAGAAACATGGccagtaaagagagtgcaagacaagaaattggatgcggcagagatgaaaatgctcgGGTGGATGTgaggagtaacaaaaatggacaggatcaacaatga